In Phaeobacter piscinae, one genomic interval encodes:
- a CDS encoding YiiX/YebB-like N1pC/P60 family cysteine hydrolase, which produces MKKRLNEKALKRGDVILTTSDEKISKFIRATTVSPISHAMLYVDHCSVIDATGDGVHSANTQRLFFEQHNAVFALRLQDGMSTSTSIKICNYVRERVGSEYATLEAGRAWKGLGKKGSPKQFLAASSRKLMLPMASISSGTPIFVRQRNY; this is translated from the coding sequence ATGAAAAAACGACTAAACGAGAAAGCACTGAAGCGTGGGGATGTAATCCTGACCACATCCGACGAAAAGATCAGTAAATTCATACGTGCCACCACCGTCAGCCCGATTTCACACGCCATGCTGTATGTCGATCACTGCTCAGTCATTGATGCGACTGGAGATGGAGTGCATTCGGCGAACACTCAGCGACTGTTCTTCGAGCAGCACAACGCCGTATTTGCCTTACGTTTACAGGACGGGATGTCCACCTCCACCTCAATCAAAATTTGCAACTATGTCCGAGAGCGCGTCGGAAGCGAATACGCAACTCTGGAAGCTGGTAGGGCTTGGAAGGGCCTAGGAAAAAAGGGTTCGCCCAAACAGTTTTTAGCCGCCTCGTCGCGCAAGCTTATGCTGCCAATGGCGTCAATCTCGTCAGGAACCCCAATTTTTGTACGCCAGAGGAATTACTGA
- a CDS encoding reverse transcriptase family protein yields MKYVEPLVRNRVPVIFGLKSLSDLLGIQEDTLSSIINSSSSFYRSFKIPKRSGGRRQIDAPYPSLLHCQRWIAQTILPSCKVSTVAHAYLPGRSILTNAKVHCGANFLLKMDFKDFFPSISDRRLVGLFLSMGYSKQVSVYLAKICSLKGTTPQGSPASPALSNAIARRFDLRLLGYARSRGLKYTRYADDIAISGEMDADEAQSFTIACAISEGFQINHKKTRYVEAGQKMVVTGLDISTGRPRPTRQFRREVEKEVFYIWRYGVASHVNAEKIYDPSYILRLKGKLDFWRQIEPDHPRFLRCSERFRSAAPDYLRS; encoded by the coding sequence ATGAAATATGTTGAGCCGCTCGTTCGAAATCGAGTGCCTGTAATTTTTGGACTTAAAAGCTTATCAGATCTACTTGGAATCCAAGAGGATACGCTATCCTCAATCATAAACTCTAGCTCTTCATTCTACAGAAGTTTCAAAATACCAAAGAGATCTGGCGGCCGCCGCCAAATTGATGCACCATATCCATCTTTGCTCCATTGCCAGCGCTGGATTGCGCAAACAATACTCCCCTCTTGCAAAGTCAGTACAGTCGCCCACGCCTACCTCCCCGGACGCTCAATTCTAACAAATGCGAAAGTTCATTGCGGAGCTAATTTTTTACTAAAGATGGACTTTAAAGATTTTTTCCCCTCCATTTCAGATAGGAGGCTAGTCGGCTTATTCTTATCTATGGGGTACTCCAAACAAGTTTCGGTCTACCTTGCGAAGATTTGCAGCTTGAAAGGAACTACACCCCAGGGAAGTCCAGCTAGCCCTGCGCTATCAAATGCAATTGCACGCCGATTTGATTTGCGGTTATTGGGGTACGCAAGATCACGGGGGCTCAAATACACGCGATATGCCGATGATATCGCCATATCTGGAGAAATGGACGCGGACGAAGCTCAAAGTTTTACTATTGCCTGCGCGATTTCTGAGGGGTTTCAAATAAATCATAAGAAAACTCGCTATGTTGAGGCAGGGCAAAAAATGGTCGTTACTGGCCTGGACATCTCTACAGGAAGACCTCGGCCAACTAGACAGTTCCGACGCGAGGTTGAAAAGGAGGTTTTCTACATTTGGCGCTATGGAGTAGCTAGTCACGTGAACGCTGAAAAGATCTACGATCCAAGTTACATTTTAAGACTGAAAGGTAAACTTGATTTTTGGCGTCAAATCGAGCCGGACCATCCCCGCTTTCTTCGTTGTTCTGAAAGATTTCGGTCCGCAGCTCCAGACTACCTCCGATCATAG
- a CDS encoding phosphoribosyltransferase-like protein codes for MREKKQFNRDLFELYFEQTWLQRHEAKIERLLELAHTKDERELILDLLKHFNYIGEDRLQLLLGAMANRICHELAVPEEKTQVVTTAIDNEPDSSQMLLQMLKNRLTENGFTKIAKRSRGHEAIKYCHERPNIIVVEEFSGTGGTIISRVTELNRRIQDKAKSKGLTINPRIVVCLLATMRSALERIKDADIEVYAEFEMAAGISQRIDPENIMQKKRLMVNIETRLDQARMQPFPSLGYGQAEALFFIQNGNPPNNNFPVFWWKHLKDGGSFFPLLERDEPNYDY; via the coding sequence TTGCGTGAGAAGAAGCAATTCAATCGAGATCTGTTCGAACTTTACTTCGAGCAGACTTGGCTGCAGAGGCACGAAGCGAAGATAGAACGGCTTCTTGAGCTCGCGCATACAAAAGACGAACGTGAGCTCATCCTAGACTTGTTAAAGCACTTCAATTATATAGGCGAGGACAGGCTGCAATTGTTGCTTGGGGCGATGGCGAACCGAATTTGTCATGAACTCGCAGTGCCGGAAGAAAAAACGCAAGTAGTAACAACGGCAATAGACAACGAGCCCGACAGTTCGCAAATGCTACTACAAATGTTAAAAAACCGCCTTACAGAGAATGGTTTCACAAAAATTGCAAAACGATCTCGAGGTCATGAGGCAATAAAATATTGCCACGAGCGTCCGAATATAATTGTCGTAGAGGAGTTTTCCGGCACTGGCGGTACGATAATTTCGCGCGTGACTGAACTGAATCGAAGAATTCAAGACAAGGCAAAGAGCAAGGGCTTGACGATCAATCCGAGAATTGTAGTTTGTTTGCTTGCGACTATGCGTAGCGCACTTGAACGGATTAAGGATGCTGACATTGAAGTTTATGCTGAGTTTGAAATGGCGGCGGGGATCTCTCAGCGCATCGACCCAGAAAATATCATGCAAAAAAAGCGCCTGATGGTGAATATCGAAACGCGACTAGACCAAGCGCGAATGCAGCCGTTCCCCTCTCTAGGTTACGGTCAGGCGGAGGCTCTTTTTTTTATTCAGAACGGAAACCCGCCGAACAACAATTTTCCTGTGTTTTGGTGGAAGCATCTAAAAGATGGGGGTAGTTTTTTTCCGTTGCTGGAAAGGGATGAGCCGAATTATGATTACTAA